One part of the Augochlora pura isolate Apur16 chromosome 3, APUR_v2.2.1, whole genome shotgun sequence genome encodes these proteins:
- the Eif2bdelta gene encoding eukaryotic translation initiation factor 2B subunit delta isoform X3, whose product MVDQKEQLMESDQSKLCTRSTARHLRRKRMHDARRAEKQQDCSFDGLDVESDCKNSLSINEIVSNQEVSAANYAEATQTITKSKARRLRKKNKNKLEVGTSPYSSFCANSPIQPLLNCFRTESFYRPCYCKKHMKQSRVEMYGNLVTSILLSDPSQHLKKILGCSEYLKSILHKQLETEVVTDPIISSENSTLDLNSLQTEILDSKEQLPMIQNNNNSSNITSSLDNAELDKLESTSLSNSLTVTKMTDNKMNITEKTREEVKNDRAAKKAAKALAKAKAKSDKVQIKAGPSNKSASTDNTNDEKTIEILDSASSENVQNKIITSHKTSTCAKNAPVEINVEGKSKAELRAERRVKQEAQRAVKQQVLHEKTKVKTKEANESKARAVHQITVAADNAKKPSIPKKTSLKENTHEINLFKHLYHEREQAIVDVLPVNSHIHPRIVRLGAQYAQKLIVGSNARCVALLAAVKELIQDFERPSQADFIRGLESSLLESMAYLHHCRPSAVSMQNALRHLLRQMTQLPPALSDADAKCKLLNVIDTYIREQIQLADDAISLTIQQKVSNGDVILTYGYSSLIHKILLDAHTAEKQFRVIVVDGRPWLEGKELLRRLAQHGIECSYILINALSYVMPEVSKVFLGAHAILANGAVMSRAGTAQVALMARAFNIPVLVACETHKSYERVQTDSIVYNELGNADELARGYGSKKCQLTNWKTKKSLNLLNITYDVTPADLVTAVVTELAILPCTSVPVILRIKPSEI is encoded by the exons ATGGTGGACCAGAAAGAACAG TTAATGGAAAGTGACCAGTCCAAGCTCTGCACACGTTCCACAGCAAGGCATCTACGTAGAAAGCGAATGCATGATGCCCGTAGGGCTGAAAAGCAACAAGACTGTTCATTTGATGGTTTAGATGTTGAATCtgattgtaaaaattcattatctaTTAATGAAATAGTCAGTAATCAAGAAGTTTCTGCTGCAAATTATGCAGAGGCTACACAAACAATAACTAAGTCTAAAGCTCGCagattaagaaagaaaaataaaaataaattggaagTAGGCACTAGCCCCTATTCTTCCTTCTGTGCCAATTCACCTATTCAACCACTTCTGAACTGTTTCAGAACAGAGAGTTTTTATCGTCCTTGTTATTGTAAGAAACATATGAAACAAAGCAGGGTTGAAATGTATGGTAATCTTGTGACAAGTATATTATTGAGTGATCCGTCCCAACATCTTAAAAAG ATACTTGGATGTTCTGAGtatttgaaatcaattttacacaAACAATTGGAAACTGAAGTAGTTACAGATCCAATTATAAGTTCAGAAAATAGTACACTCGATTTGAATTCTTTACAAACAGAAATTTTAGACTCTAAAGAACAATTACCCatgatacaaaataataataactcgTCAAATATAACTTCTTCGTTAg ataACGCTGAACTCGACAAATTAGAATCTACGTCATTATCGAATTCACTGACAGTTACGAAAATGACCgacaataaaatgaatataacgGAAAAAACTAGAGAGGAAGTCAAAAATGATCGGGCAGCAAAAAAGGCAGCTAAGGCGCTTGCCAAAGCGAAAGCAAAATCTGATAAGGTACAAATTAAAGCTGGTCCCAGCAATAAATCTGCATCCACTGATAATACTAATGATGAGAAAACTATTGAAATACTAGACAGTGCATCTAGCGAAAATGtccagaataaaataatcacaaGTCATAAAACTAGTACATGCGCGAAAAACGCGCCAGTAGAAATTAACGTTGAGGGGAAAAGCAAAGCAGAATTACGTGCTGAAAGGAGAGTAAAACAGGAGGCGCAAAGAGCGGTCAAACAACAAGTTTTGCATGAGAAAACTAAAGTGAAGACTAAAGAAGCAAATGAAAGTAAAGCTCGCGCAGTGCATCAGATTACAGTTGCAGCTGACAATGCGAAGAAACCTTCAATTCCTAAAAAAACtagtttaaaagaaaatactcATGAGATCAATCTATTCAAACATTTGTACCATGAAAGGGAGCAAGCGATCGTTGATGTTCTTCCAGTAAATTCACACATACATCCGAGAATTGTCAGATTAGGTGCACAGTATGCACAGAAATTGATAGTTGGCAGTAATGCAAGATGCGTTGCTCTCTTGGCCGCTGTGAAAGAGCTCATTCAAGATTTTGAACGACCATCGCAGGCTGACTTTATCAGAGGTCTCGAATCAAGTTTGCTAGAGTCAATGGCTTACCTACATCACTGTAGACCATCAGCTGTTTCTATGCAGAATGCATTGAGGCATTTATTGAGACAAATGACACAGCTACCTCCTGCGTTATCCGATGCGGAT GCAAAATGTAAATTGCTTAATGTGATAGATACTTACATACGTGAACAAATACAACTCGCCGATGATGCAATATCATTGACCATTCAACAAAAAGTGTCTAATGGAGATGTTATCTTGACGTATGGCTA CTCGTCTTTGATTCATAAAATCCTGTTAGACGCTCATACGGCAGAGAAACAGTTCCGTGTCATAGTTGTGGATGGAAGGCCTTGGTTAGAAGGGAAGGAGCTGCTTAGACGTTTAGCACAGCACGGCATTGAGTGCTCCTATATTCTAATTAATGCTCTAAGCTACGTAATGCCAGAA GTGAGTAAAGTCTTCCTGGGTGCTCATGCGATATTGGCCAATGGCGCTGTCATGTCGAGGGCTGGTACCGCGCAAGTTGCTCTAATGGCGAGAGCCTTCAATATTCCAGTCCTGGTGGCTTGTGAAACCCACAAATCCTATGAGCGAGTACAGACGGATTCTATTGTTTATAATGAACTAG GTAACGCGGATGAACTTGCACGAGGATATGGCTCTAAGAAATGTCAGCTGACCAATTGGAAAACGAAGAAGTCcttaaatcttttaaatattacctaCGATGTTACACCAGCTGATTTGGTTACAGCTGTTGTTACGGAATTAGCGATTTTACCTTGCACCAGTGTCCCTGTGATTTTACGGATCAAACCGTCTGAGATTTAA
- the Eif2bdelta gene encoding eukaryotic translation initiation factor 2B subunit delta isoform X2, producing MESDQSKLCTRSTARHLRRKRMHDARRAEKQQDCSFDGLDVESDCKNSLSINEIVSNQEVSAANYAEATQTITKSKARRLRKKNKNKLEVGTSPYSSFCANSPIQPLLNCFRTESFYRPCYCKKHMKQSRVEMYGNLVTSILLSDPSQHLKKVINNLDNLSEQDCNGLKSLGLPKEQILGCSEYLKSILHKQLETEVVTDPIISSENSTLDLNSLQTEILDSKEQLPMIQNNNNSSNITSSLDNAELDKLESTSLSNSLTVTKMTDNKMNITEKTREEVKNDRAAKKAAKALAKAKAKSDKVQIKAGPSNKSASTDNTNDEKTIEILDSASSENVQNKIITSHKTSTCAKNAPVEINVEGKSKAELRAERRVKQEAQRAVKQQVLHEKTKVKTKEANESKARAVHQITVAADNAKKPSIPKKTSLKENTHEINLFKHLYHEREQAIVDVLPVNSHIHPRIVRLGAQYAQKLIVGSNARCVALLAAVKELIQDFERPSQADFIRGLESSLLESMAYLHHCRPSAVSMQNALRHLLRQMTQLPPALSDADAKCKLLNVIDTYIREQIQLADDAISLTIQQKVSNGDVILTYGYSSLIHKILLDAHTAEKQFRVIVVDGRPWLEGKELLRRLAQHGIECSYILINALSYVMPEVSKVFLGAHAILANGAVMSRAGTAQVALMARAFNIPVLVACETHKSYERVQTDSIVYNELGNADELARGYGSKKCQLTNWKTKKSLNLLNITYDVTPADLVTAVVTELAILPCTSVPVILRIKPSEI from the exons ATGGAAAGTGACCAGTCCAAGCTCTGCACACGTTCCACAGCAAGGCATCTACGTAGAAAGCGAATGCATGATGCCCGTAGGGCTGAAAAGCAACAAGACTGTTCATTTGATGGTTTAGATGTTGAATCtgattgtaaaaattcattatctaTTAATGAAATAGTCAGTAATCAAGAAGTTTCTGCTGCAAATTATGCAGAGGCTACACAAACAATAACTAAGTCTAAAGCTCGCagattaagaaagaaaaataaaaataaattggaagTAGGCACTAGCCCCTATTCTTCCTTCTGTGCCAATTCACCTATTCAACCACTTCTGAACTGTTTCAGAACAGAGAGTTTTTATCGTCCTTGTTATTGTAAGAAACATATGAAACAAAGCAGGGTTGAAATGTATGGTAATCTTGTGACAAGTATATTATTGAGTGATCCGTCCCAACATCTTAAAAAGGTGATCAATAATTTAGACAATTTATCTGAACAAGATTGTAATGGATTAAAATCTCTTGGACTTCCCAAAGAGCAGATACTTGGATGTTCTGAGtatttgaaatcaattttacacaAACAATTGGAAACTGAAGTAGTTACAGATCCAATTATAAGTTCAGAAAATAGTACACTCGATTTGAATTCTTTACAAACAGAAATTTTAGACTCTAAAGAACAATTACCCatgatacaaaataataataactcgTCAAATATAACTTCTTCGTTAg ataACGCTGAACTCGACAAATTAGAATCTACGTCATTATCGAATTCACTGACAGTTACGAAAATGACCgacaataaaatgaatataacgGAAAAAACTAGAGAGGAAGTCAAAAATGATCGGGCAGCAAAAAAGGCAGCTAAGGCGCTTGCCAAAGCGAAAGCAAAATCTGATAAGGTACAAATTAAAGCTGGTCCCAGCAATAAATCTGCATCCACTGATAATACTAATGATGAGAAAACTATTGAAATACTAGACAGTGCATCTAGCGAAAATGtccagaataaaataatcacaaGTCATAAAACTAGTACATGCGCGAAAAACGCGCCAGTAGAAATTAACGTTGAGGGGAAAAGCAAAGCAGAATTACGTGCTGAAAGGAGAGTAAAACAGGAGGCGCAAAGAGCGGTCAAACAACAAGTTTTGCATGAGAAAACTAAAGTGAAGACTAAAGAAGCAAATGAAAGTAAAGCTCGCGCAGTGCATCAGATTACAGTTGCAGCTGACAATGCGAAGAAACCTTCAATTCCTAAAAAAACtagtttaaaagaaaatactcATGAGATCAATCTATTCAAACATTTGTACCATGAAAGGGAGCAAGCGATCGTTGATGTTCTTCCAGTAAATTCACACATACATCCGAGAATTGTCAGATTAGGTGCACAGTATGCACAGAAATTGATAGTTGGCAGTAATGCAAGATGCGTTGCTCTCTTGGCCGCTGTGAAAGAGCTCATTCAAGATTTTGAACGACCATCGCAGGCTGACTTTATCAGAGGTCTCGAATCAAGTTTGCTAGAGTCAATGGCTTACCTACATCACTGTAGACCATCAGCTGTTTCTATGCAGAATGCATTGAGGCATTTATTGAGACAAATGACACAGCTACCTCCTGCGTTATCCGATGCGGAT GCAAAATGTAAATTGCTTAATGTGATAGATACTTACATACGTGAACAAATACAACTCGCCGATGATGCAATATCATTGACCATTCAACAAAAAGTGTCTAATGGAGATGTTATCTTGACGTATGGCTA CTCGTCTTTGATTCATAAAATCCTGTTAGACGCTCATACGGCAGAGAAACAGTTCCGTGTCATAGTTGTGGATGGAAGGCCTTGGTTAGAAGGGAAGGAGCTGCTTAGACGTTTAGCACAGCACGGCATTGAGTGCTCCTATATTCTAATTAATGCTCTAAGCTACGTAATGCCAGAA GTGAGTAAAGTCTTCCTGGGTGCTCATGCGATATTGGCCAATGGCGCTGTCATGTCGAGGGCTGGTACCGCGCAAGTTGCTCTAATGGCGAGAGCCTTCAATATTCCAGTCCTGGTGGCTTGTGAAACCCACAAATCCTATGAGCGAGTACAGACGGATTCTATTGTTTATAATGAACTAG GTAACGCGGATGAACTTGCACGAGGATATGGCTCTAAGAAATGTCAGCTGACCAATTGGAAAACGAAGAAGTCcttaaatcttttaaatattacctaCGATGTTACACCAGCTGATTTGGTTACAGCTGTTGTTACGGAATTAGCGATTTTACCTTGCACCAGTGTCCCTGTGATTTTACGGATCAAACCGTCTGAGATTTAA
- the Eif2bdelta gene encoding eukaryotic translation initiation factor 2B subunit delta isoform X1, with protein sequence MVDQKEQLMESDQSKLCTRSTARHLRRKRMHDARRAEKQQDCSFDGLDVESDCKNSLSINEIVSNQEVSAANYAEATQTITKSKARRLRKKNKNKLEVGTSPYSSFCANSPIQPLLNCFRTESFYRPCYCKKHMKQSRVEMYGNLVTSILLSDPSQHLKKVINNLDNLSEQDCNGLKSLGLPKEQILGCSEYLKSILHKQLETEVVTDPIISSENSTLDLNSLQTEILDSKEQLPMIQNNNNSSNITSSLDNAELDKLESTSLSNSLTVTKMTDNKMNITEKTREEVKNDRAAKKAAKALAKAKAKSDKVQIKAGPSNKSASTDNTNDEKTIEILDSASSENVQNKIITSHKTSTCAKNAPVEINVEGKSKAELRAERRVKQEAQRAVKQQVLHEKTKVKTKEANESKARAVHQITVAADNAKKPSIPKKTSLKENTHEINLFKHLYHEREQAIVDVLPVNSHIHPRIVRLGAQYAQKLIVGSNARCVALLAAVKELIQDFERPSQADFIRGLESSLLESMAYLHHCRPSAVSMQNALRHLLRQMTQLPPALSDADAKCKLLNVIDTYIREQIQLADDAISLTIQQKVSNGDVILTYGYSSLIHKILLDAHTAEKQFRVIVVDGRPWLEGKELLRRLAQHGIECSYILINALSYVMPEVSKVFLGAHAILANGAVMSRAGTAQVALMARAFNIPVLVACETHKSYERVQTDSIVYNELGNADELARGYGSKKCQLTNWKTKKSLNLLNITYDVTPADLVTAVVTELAILPCTSVPVILRIKPSEI encoded by the exons ATGGTGGACCAGAAAGAACAG TTAATGGAAAGTGACCAGTCCAAGCTCTGCACACGTTCCACAGCAAGGCATCTACGTAGAAAGCGAATGCATGATGCCCGTAGGGCTGAAAAGCAACAAGACTGTTCATTTGATGGTTTAGATGTTGAATCtgattgtaaaaattcattatctaTTAATGAAATAGTCAGTAATCAAGAAGTTTCTGCTGCAAATTATGCAGAGGCTACACAAACAATAACTAAGTCTAAAGCTCGCagattaagaaagaaaaataaaaataaattggaagTAGGCACTAGCCCCTATTCTTCCTTCTGTGCCAATTCACCTATTCAACCACTTCTGAACTGTTTCAGAACAGAGAGTTTTTATCGTCCTTGTTATTGTAAGAAACATATGAAACAAAGCAGGGTTGAAATGTATGGTAATCTTGTGACAAGTATATTATTGAGTGATCCGTCCCAACATCTTAAAAAGGTGATCAATAATTTAGACAATTTATCTGAACAAGATTGTAATGGATTAAAATCTCTTGGACTTCCCAAAGAGCAGATACTTGGATGTTCTGAGtatttgaaatcaattttacacaAACAATTGGAAACTGAAGTAGTTACAGATCCAATTATAAGTTCAGAAAATAGTACACTCGATTTGAATTCTTTACAAACAGAAATTTTAGACTCTAAAGAACAATTACCCatgatacaaaataataataactcgTCAAATATAACTTCTTCGTTAg ataACGCTGAACTCGACAAATTAGAATCTACGTCATTATCGAATTCACTGACAGTTACGAAAATGACCgacaataaaatgaatataacgGAAAAAACTAGAGAGGAAGTCAAAAATGATCGGGCAGCAAAAAAGGCAGCTAAGGCGCTTGCCAAAGCGAAAGCAAAATCTGATAAGGTACAAATTAAAGCTGGTCCCAGCAATAAATCTGCATCCACTGATAATACTAATGATGAGAAAACTATTGAAATACTAGACAGTGCATCTAGCGAAAATGtccagaataaaataatcacaaGTCATAAAACTAGTACATGCGCGAAAAACGCGCCAGTAGAAATTAACGTTGAGGGGAAAAGCAAAGCAGAATTACGTGCTGAAAGGAGAGTAAAACAGGAGGCGCAAAGAGCGGTCAAACAACAAGTTTTGCATGAGAAAACTAAAGTGAAGACTAAAGAAGCAAATGAAAGTAAAGCTCGCGCAGTGCATCAGATTACAGTTGCAGCTGACAATGCGAAGAAACCTTCAATTCCTAAAAAAACtagtttaaaagaaaatactcATGAGATCAATCTATTCAAACATTTGTACCATGAAAGGGAGCAAGCGATCGTTGATGTTCTTCCAGTAAATTCACACATACATCCGAGAATTGTCAGATTAGGTGCACAGTATGCACAGAAATTGATAGTTGGCAGTAATGCAAGATGCGTTGCTCTCTTGGCCGCTGTGAAAGAGCTCATTCAAGATTTTGAACGACCATCGCAGGCTGACTTTATCAGAGGTCTCGAATCAAGTTTGCTAGAGTCAATGGCTTACCTACATCACTGTAGACCATCAGCTGTTTCTATGCAGAATGCATTGAGGCATTTATTGAGACAAATGACACAGCTACCTCCTGCGTTATCCGATGCGGAT GCAAAATGTAAATTGCTTAATGTGATAGATACTTACATACGTGAACAAATACAACTCGCCGATGATGCAATATCATTGACCATTCAACAAAAAGTGTCTAATGGAGATGTTATCTTGACGTATGGCTA CTCGTCTTTGATTCATAAAATCCTGTTAGACGCTCATACGGCAGAGAAACAGTTCCGTGTCATAGTTGTGGATGGAAGGCCTTGGTTAGAAGGGAAGGAGCTGCTTAGACGTTTAGCACAGCACGGCATTGAGTGCTCCTATATTCTAATTAATGCTCTAAGCTACGTAATGCCAGAA GTGAGTAAAGTCTTCCTGGGTGCTCATGCGATATTGGCCAATGGCGCTGTCATGTCGAGGGCTGGTACCGCGCAAGTTGCTCTAATGGCGAGAGCCTTCAATATTCCAGTCCTGGTGGCTTGTGAAACCCACAAATCCTATGAGCGAGTACAGACGGATTCTATTGTTTATAATGAACTAG GTAACGCGGATGAACTTGCACGAGGATATGGCTCTAAGAAATGTCAGCTGACCAATTGGAAAACGAAGAAGTCcttaaatcttttaaatattacctaCGATGTTACACCAGCTGATTTGGTTACAGCTGTTGTTACGGAATTAGCGATTTTACCTTGCACCAGTGTCCCTGTGATTTTACGGATCAAACCGTCTGAGATTTAA
- the Eif2bdelta gene encoding eukaryotic translation initiation factor 2B subunit delta isoform X4, which translates to MKQSRVEMYGNLVTSILLSDPSQHLKKVINNLDNLSEQDCNGLKSLGLPKEQILGCSEYLKSILHKQLETEVVTDPIISSENSTLDLNSLQTEILDSKEQLPMIQNNNNSSNITSSLDNAELDKLESTSLSNSLTVTKMTDNKMNITEKTREEVKNDRAAKKAAKALAKAKAKSDKVQIKAGPSNKSASTDNTNDEKTIEILDSASSENVQNKIITSHKTSTCAKNAPVEINVEGKSKAELRAERRVKQEAQRAVKQQVLHEKTKVKTKEANESKARAVHQITVAADNAKKPSIPKKTSLKENTHEINLFKHLYHEREQAIVDVLPVNSHIHPRIVRLGAQYAQKLIVGSNARCVALLAAVKELIQDFERPSQADFIRGLESSLLESMAYLHHCRPSAVSMQNALRHLLRQMTQLPPALSDADAKCKLLNVIDTYIREQIQLADDAISLTIQQKVSNGDVILTYGYSSLIHKILLDAHTAEKQFRVIVVDGRPWLEGKELLRRLAQHGIECSYILINALSYVMPEVSKVFLGAHAILANGAVMSRAGTAQVALMARAFNIPVLVACETHKSYERVQTDSIVYNELGNADELARGYGSKKCQLTNWKTKKSLNLLNITYDVTPADLVTAVVTELAILPCTSVPVILRIKPSEI; encoded by the exons ATGAAACAAAGCAGGGTTGAAATGTATGGTAATCTTGTGACAAGTATATTATTGAGTGATCCGTCCCAACATCTTAAAAAGGTGATCAATAATTTAGACAATTTATCTGAACAAGATTGTAATGGATTAAAATCTCTTGGACTTCCCAAAGAGCAGATACTTGGATGTTCTGAGtatttgaaatcaattttacacaAACAATTGGAAACTGAAGTAGTTACAGATCCAATTATAAGTTCAGAAAATAGTACACTCGATTTGAATTCTTTACAAACAGAAATTTTAGACTCTAAAGAACAATTACCCatgatacaaaataataataactcgTCAAATATAACTTCTTCGTTAg ataACGCTGAACTCGACAAATTAGAATCTACGTCATTATCGAATTCACTGACAGTTACGAAAATGACCgacaataaaatgaatataacgGAAAAAACTAGAGAGGAAGTCAAAAATGATCGGGCAGCAAAAAAGGCAGCTAAGGCGCTTGCCAAAGCGAAAGCAAAATCTGATAAGGTACAAATTAAAGCTGGTCCCAGCAATAAATCTGCATCCACTGATAATACTAATGATGAGAAAACTATTGAAATACTAGACAGTGCATCTAGCGAAAATGtccagaataaaataatcacaaGTCATAAAACTAGTACATGCGCGAAAAACGCGCCAGTAGAAATTAACGTTGAGGGGAAAAGCAAAGCAGAATTACGTGCTGAAAGGAGAGTAAAACAGGAGGCGCAAAGAGCGGTCAAACAACAAGTTTTGCATGAGAAAACTAAAGTGAAGACTAAAGAAGCAAATGAAAGTAAAGCTCGCGCAGTGCATCAGATTACAGTTGCAGCTGACAATGCGAAGAAACCTTCAATTCCTAAAAAAACtagtttaaaagaaaatactcATGAGATCAATCTATTCAAACATTTGTACCATGAAAGGGAGCAAGCGATCGTTGATGTTCTTCCAGTAAATTCACACATACATCCGAGAATTGTCAGATTAGGTGCACAGTATGCACAGAAATTGATAGTTGGCAGTAATGCAAGATGCGTTGCTCTCTTGGCCGCTGTGAAAGAGCTCATTCAAGATTTTGAACGACCATCGCAGGCTGACTTTATCAGAGGTCTCGAATCAAGTTTGCTAGAGTCAATGGCTTACCTACATCACTGTAGACCATCAGCTGTTTCTATGCAGAATGCATTGAGGCATTTATTGAGACAAATGACACAGCTACCTCCTGCGTTATCCGATGCGGAT GCAAAATGTAAATTGCTTAATGTGATAGATACTTACATACGTGAACAAATACAACTCGCCGATGATGCAATATCATTGACCATTCAACAAAAAGTGTCTAATGGAGATGTTATCTTGACGTATGGCTA CTCGTCTTTGATTCATAAAATCCTGTTAGACGCTCATACGGCAGAGAAACAGTTCCGTGTCATAGTTGTGGATGGAAGGCCTTGGTTAGAAGGGAAGGAGCTGCTTAGACGTTTAGCACAGCACGGCATTGAGTGCTCCTATATTCTAATTAATGCTCTAAGCTACGTAATGCCAGAA GTGAGTAAAGTCTTCCTGGGTGCTCATGCGATATTGGCCAATGGCGCTGTCATGTCGAGGGCTGGTACCGCGCAAGTTGCTCTAATGGCGAGAGCCTTCAATATTCCAGTCCTGGTGGCTTGTGAAACCCACAAATCCTATGAGCGAGTACAGACGGATTCTATTGTTTATAATGAACTAG GTAACGCGGATGAACTTGCACGAGGATATGGCTCTAAGAAATGTCAGCTGACCAATTGGAAAACGAAGAAGTCcttaaatcttttaaatattacctaCGATGTTACACCAGCTGATTTGGTTACAGCTGTTGTTACGGAATTAGCGATTTTACCTTGCACCAGTGTCCCTGTGATTTTACGGATCAAACCGTCTGAGATTTAA
- the Eif2bdelta gene encoding eukaryotic translation initiation factor 2B subunit delta isoform X5 has protein sequence MKQSRVEMYGNLVTSILLSDPSQHLKKILGCSEYLKSILHKQLETEVVTDPIISSENSTLDLNSLQTEILDSKEQLPMIQNNNNSSNITSSLDNAELDKLESTSLSNSLTVTKMTDNKMNITEKTREEVKNDRAAKKAAKALAKAKAKSDKVQIKAGPSNKSASTDNTNDEKTIEILDSASSENVQNKIITSHKTSTCAKNAPVEINVEGKSKAELRAERRVKQEAQRAVKQQVLHEKTKVKTKEANESKARAVHQITVAADNAKKPSIPKKTSLKENTHEINLFKHLYHEREQAIVDVLPVNSHIHPRIVRLGAQYAQKLIVGSNARCVALLAAVKELIQDFERPSQADFIRGLESSLLESMAYLHHCRPSAVSMQNALRHLLRQMTQLPPALSDADAKCKLLNVIDTYIREQIQLADDAISLTIQQKVSNGDVILTYGYSSLIHKILLDAHTAEKQFRVIVVDGRPWLEGKELLRRLAQHGIECSYILINALSYVMPEVSKVFLGAHAILANGAVMSRAGTAQVALMARAFNIPVLVACETHKSYERVQTDSIVYNELGNADELARGYGSKKCQLTNWKTKKSLNLLNITYDVTPADLVTAVVTELAILPCTSVPVILRIKPSEI, from the exons ATGAAACAAAGCAGGGTTGAAATGTATGGTAATCTTGTGACAAGTATATTATTGAGTGATCCGTCCCAACATCTTAAAAAG ATACTTGGATGTTCTGAGtatttgaaatcaattttacacaAACAATTGGAAACTGAAGTAGTTACAGATCCAATTATAAGTTCAGAAAATAGTACACTCGATTTGAATTCTTTACAAACAGAAATTTTAGACTCTAAAGAACAATTACCCatgatacaaaataataataactcgTCAAATATAACTTCTTCGTTAg ataACGCTGAACTCGACAAATTAGAATCTACGTCATTATCGAATTCACTGACAGTTACGAAAATGACCgacaataaaatgaatataacgGAAAAAACTAGAGAGGAAGTCAAAAATGATCGGGCAGCAAAAAAGGCAGCTAAGGCGCTTGCCAAAGCGAAAGCAAAATCTGATAAGGTACAAATTAAAGCTGGTCCCAGCAATAAATCTGCATCCACTGATAATACTAATGATGAGAAAACTATTGAAATACTAGACAGTGCATCTAGCGAAAATGtccagaataaaataatcacaaGTCATAAAACTAGTACATGCGCGAAAAACGCGCCAGTAGAAATTAACGTTGAGGGGAAAAGCAAAGCAGAATTACGTGCTGAAAGGAGAGTAAAACAGGAGGCGCAAAGAGCGGTCAAACAACAAGTTTTGCATGAGAAAACTAAAGTGAAGACTAAAGAAGCAAATGAAAGTAAAGCTCGCGCAGTGCATCAGATTACAGTTGCAGCTGACAATGCGAAGAAACCTTCAATTCCTAAAAAAACtagtttaaaagaaaatactcATGAGATCAATCTATTCAAACATTTGTACCATGAAAGGGAGCAAGCGATCGTTGATGTTCTTCCAGTAAATTCACACATACATCCGAGAATTGTCAGATTAGGTGCACAGTATGCACAGAAATTGATAGTTGGCAGTAATGCAAGATGCGTTGCTCTCTTGGCCGCTGTGAAAGAGCTCATTCAAGATTTTGAACGACCATCGCAGGCTGACTTTATCAGAGGTCTCGAATCAAGTTTGCTAGAGTCAATGGCTTACCTACATCACTGTAGACCATCAGCTGTTTCTATGCAGAATGCATTGAGGCATTTATTGAGACAAATGACACAGCTACCTCCTGCGTTATCCGATGCGGAT GCAAAATGTAAATTGCTTAATGTGATAGATACTTACATACGTGAACAAATACAACTCGCCGATGATGCAATATCATTGACCATTCAACAAAAAGTGTCTAATGGAGATGTTATCTTGACGTATGGCTA CTCGTCTTTGATTCATAAAATCCTGTTAGACGCTCATACGGCAGAGAAACAGTTCCGTGTCATAGTTGTGGATGGAAGGCCTTGGTTAGAAGGGAAGGAGCTGCTTAGACGTTTAGCACAGCACGGCATTGAGTGCTCCTATATTCTAATTAATGCTCTAAGCTACGTAATGCCAGAA GTGAGTAAAGTCTTCCTGGGTGCTCATGCGATATTGGCCAATGGCGCTGTCATGTCGAGGGCTGGTACCGCGCAAGTTGCTCTAATGGCGAGAGCCTTCAATATTCCAGTCCTGGTGGCTTGTGAAACCCACAAATCCTATGAGCGAGTACAGACGGATTCTATTGTTTATAATGAACTAG GTAACGCGGATGAACTTGCACGAGGATATGGCTCTAAGAAATGTCAGCTGACCAATTGGAAAACGAAGAAGTCcttaaatcttttaaatattacctaCGATGTTACACCAGCTGATTTGGTTACAGCTGTTGTTACGGAATTAGCGATTTTACCTTGCACCAGTGTCCCTGTGATTTTACGGATCAAACCGTCTGAGATTTAA